TAAGTTCTGTGGTTGCCGGGAAAATAATATCCTTAAGCAATTGCAGATCACGATTATATCCGAGAGGCAGATTGGCAGTAAGCAAGGCAATCTCATTCGGTACCGACTGAAGACGGTTGCACTTACCGCGCATTATCTCAAATACATCAGGATTCTTCTTATGAGGCATAATTGAAGAACCGGTGGTAAGATTGTCAGGGAACGAAACGAAACCGAAGTTCTGGCACATCCACATGCACACGTCCATTGCCAGATGTCCGAGCGTAGATGCTATCGAGGCAATAGCCATCGACACAGCACGCTCCGTCTTACCTCGGGACATCTGCGCGGCAACGACATTGTAATGCAAAGTCTCAAAACCGAGCAGGCGCGTGGTCATCTCCCGGTCAAGAGGGAACGAAGATCCATATCCGGCAGCTGAGCCGAGCGGATTCTGATTGGCAACATTATATGCAGCCACAAGCATCTGCATATCGTCAGCCAATGATTCGGCATATGCTCCGAACCATAATCCGAATGACGAGGGCATAGCCACCTGCATATGGGTGTATCCGGGCATAAGCTTGTCCTTATGCTCCTCGCTCAAAGCCTGAAGCCGGTCAAACAGTCGGTTGACAGCCTCAGCAATATGCCTGATCTCGTCACGCATAAAGAGCTTGAGGTCAACAAGCACCTGATCATTGCGCGAACGGCCGGAATGAATCTTTTTGCCAATGTCACCAAGCCTGGCTGTGAGCATGAACTCCACTTCGGAATGCACATCCTCAACACCCTCCTCTATCACAAAGTCGCCACGCTCTATAACATCGGCAATATCCTCAAGAGCCTCGATAAGCAAGTCAAGCTCATCTTTTTTCAACAGCCCTATGCTCTCAAGCATACGTATATGAGCCATAGAGCCCTGCACATCGTAGCGCGCAAGGCGCAGATCAAGCTCGCGGTCACGACCCACAGTAAATTCCTCTATCATTCTGTCAGGCTCGAAGCCTTTGCTCCAAAGTTTCATATAATTATATCGTTCAGTATGTTATTATAAATCACTATCGCTTCATGGATCTCTTCGATGCGTATGTATTCATCGGCAGTATGGCTGCGCGATGATTCTCCGGGGCCTATTTTAAGTGAAGGGATATTATACATGAGCGACATATCGCTCGTAGTCGGGGATACGAACGGAATCCGCCCCATCCTCATTGCCGCCGTCACGAGCGGATGGGTCTCCGATATGACCGAAGCCCTCACGCGTGTGGAACGCGGAGTCAATACACTCCACTTCACCTGAGACTGCAACATATCCACCAGCTCCTCATTGGAGCAGGCATCGGTGGTGCGTATATCCACTACCCATATGCACTCATCAGGAATAGCGTTATGCTGCCAACCGGCATTGATCTGAGTGACATTCATGCTCACCGGACCAAGCACCTGCGACTCCACCGGAAAACGGAATGAACGCACACACTCTATATCTTCCATGGCACGGTAAATAGCATTGACACCCTCCCCTCGCGCAGCATGACCGGTGACACCTGACGTAACACAGTCCAGCACCACAAGTCCGCGCTCGGCTATAGCAGGCTGCATCGCAGTAGGCTCCCCGACTATAGCACAGGCGATGTCAATGCCTTTACCTGCAAGCATAGGAAGAAATGCTCGCATGCCGTTCTCTCCACCCACCTCCTCCTCAGCCGTGATACCAAGCAGAAGATTGTAAGGCAACCGGCGGGAACGGTTGTCGATAAATGTCCTTATAAGCGACACCACTGAAGCCCCGGCATCATTACTGCCCAGACCATACAGCACACCATCCTCAATATCCGGAGAAAAAGGATCCCTGGTATAACTGCCGGCAGGACGGACTGTATCGTGATGCGAATTGAGCATCAGTGTAGGCAGAGCAGGATCAAATCCGTCAGATACTGCCCACACATTATTTCCATATCTCTCAGGAGAGATTCCCGACTCTGAGAGATAATCATATATCACCGTGGCAGTCCCATCCTCCTCTCGTGAGAAGGAGCGGACTGCCACGAGCTGTTGCAGCAATGCGATCTCTTTATCTACATTCATTTTGACAGCACAGTACCTGTATCATTGTTAAGATTGGAGGCATGCTTGATAATAACACTTCTCACCCCGGCATCTATAGCGCGGAATGAGTTATCAAGTTTAGGTATCATTCCCTGACCCACGGTACCGTTACTCCTCAACGCCGAATAACTTTCAGCGGTGATGTGTGCAATCAGCGATTCCGGACAACATATGTCCCTCATCACCCCCGGTTGCTCAAAACAGTATATAAGGTCGACCGGCGCAACAGCCGACATGCCTATCGCAACAGCCGAGGCTACGGAATCGGCATTACAATTGAGTAAAGAACCGTTGCCGTCGTGGGTTATTGCACAGAACACAGGAGTCAGTCCCGCATCAAGCAATGACCCTATCAGAGAGACATTGACACCATCCGTATTAATGTCGCCAACATAACCATAGTCGACAGGCTGAGGACTGCGGCGGGTAGACCTTATGGAATCTCCGTCAGCCCCGCTCAGTCCGACAGCGTTACAGCCGATGGCTTGAAGCTGCGATACAATACGCTTATTGACCAGACCGGCATACACCATTGTCACCACATCGAGTGTGTCACGTGAGGTGACACGCCGTCCGTCGATCATAACTGACGGTATCTCCAGACGAGCACCAAGGCGTGTAGCCTCTTTGCCCCCTCCATGCACCAGAATCTTGCGCCCTTCAAGAGCCGTAAAATCCCTTAGAAACCGCGCCAAAGCATCCGGATTGTCGACAATATTGCCACCAATCTTTACCACCTTTATATCCCGGTCCATAGTCATAGGCTCTCAAGAAGTCGTTTTATAACTACCTGGGCGGATATCTCACGGTTTGCCGCTTCCGGGATAACTATCGAACGGTCCGAATCAATCACCTCGTCAGTAACAATCATATTGCGTCTTACAGGGAGGCAATGCATAAAGAATGCATTGTCAGTAAGTCCCATTTTTTCAGAATCGACAGTCCATGCCCGGTCGGTCGATAGCACCTTGCCATAATTGTCACCGGCATATGCCGACCAGTTCTTGGCATACACGAAGTCAGCCCCCTCAAGAGCTTTGCACTGATCATACTCCACATAGGCATTTCCTACAAACTCCGGAGCAAGCTCATAACCATGAGGATGTGTGATGACAAATTCATAATCGGTGGCGTTCATCCACTCGGCAAACGAATTAGGCACAGCCTGAGGGAGAGGACGCGGATGCGGAGCCCATGTCATAACCACTTTGGGACGTTTCTTGGTCTTGAACTCTTCAATCGTTATCAGATCGGCAAAGCTTTGAAGTGGATGACGAGTAGCAGCCTCCATTGAGAACACCGGACGCCCCGAATATTCTATGAACTGGTTTATCACACGTTCCTCATAATCCTCTGCCTTGTCCTTAAGACCGGCAAACGACCGCACCCCTATCATATCGCAATACGATCCCATCACAGGGATTGCTTCAAGCAGATGTTCAGCCTTATCGCCATCCATCACCACTCCGCGTTCAGTCTCAAGTTTCCATGCCCCCTGGTTGACATCAAGCACCATTACATTCATGCCCAGGTTCATCGCTGCTTTCTGAGTACTCAGACGGGTACGGAGCGAAGAGTTAAAGAATATCATCAACAGAGTCTTGTTCCTACCCAGTTGCGTGAAACCGAACTTGTCGGACTTGATTTCGAGAGCCTCTCTGACAGCTATGTCAAGAGGTCCTATATCACTGACATTTGTGAATTTTTTCATAATTCATGAGGATTGAGCAGTTTTTATAAATTCTTCAAATGTTCTCAGGAACTCATCGGCCTGATCTTTATTTAAACCAAGAGCTGGAAGGAGACGTACAGTATGCTCACCGGCACCTCCTGTGAAAATTTTCCCTTCAAAAAGCAGTTTCCGACGCAACGCCGCAGCCTGGCCTCTGATCTCAATACCTATCATAAGCCCACGTCCGCGCACATCCACGATCTCACTGTTACGCTCTGCCATCGCATGCAGACTGTCAATAAGGTACTGACCCACCTCAGCAGCATTCTCCACCAAGTGCTCCTCAGCCATCACATCAAGCACAGCTATAGCAGCGGCACATGCAAGATGATTGCCACCGAATGTAGTGCCAAGCATCCCTTTCCTCGCTTCTATGGAAGGCGATATTAGAACAGCACCCATAGGGAAACCATTGGCTATGCCCTTGGCACATGTCACCATGTCGGGACGCACACCGGCATGCTGATGGGCAAAGAAGTTTCCTGTACGTCCGTAGCCCGACTGTATCTCGTCAAGAATGAGCAATGTGCCGGTATTGTCGCACACGGTGCGCAACTGGCGCAGAAAGTCATCATCAACCATACGGATCCCGGCAACACCCTGGATCCCCTCGATTATCACTGCTGCAAACTCCATGCCGGAGAGCCTTTCGCGAACTGCCGCTATATCGCCAAGCCCGACGGACACCACATTGTCTGTGGCATTGAACGGAGCCTGTATATTAGGATTGTCTGTGACGGCTACCGCCCCCGACGTACGCCCATGAAAAGCTTTGTCAAAAGCCAGGACTTTACTTCGTCCGGTGGCAAAAGATGCCAGCTTAATAGCATTCTCATTAGCCTCCGCCCCAGAATTACACAGGAACAGGGAATAACTGCTATAACCGCTCATACGTCCGAGACGATCAGCAAGCTGCTGTTGCAGAGTGTTCTTGACCGAATTGGAGTAGAATCCTAGACGTGCCACCTGTTCGCTCACCGCCTTTACATACAATGGATGAGCATGACCTATGGATATCACGGCATGACCGCCATATAGGTCGAGATAACGTGTGCCGTCAGCAGTAAAGACGTATGATCCTTCACCCCTGACCGGTTCTATATCATATAATGAATATACATCAAATAATGTCATGATACTGTAATGTATTAGAACGCCGAAGGCTTCAGCGCAAGACCCATTCTCTCAGGCAATCCGAACATAAGATTCATATTATGAACCGCCTGACCGGATGCCCCCTTAAGAAGGTTGTCGATAGCACACAGCACAAGGAGCTTGTCTCCATGCTTTTCGAGCGAGATGACACATTTATTGGTATTGACCACCTGCTTTAGATCGACAGGCCGGTCTGAAACAAAAGTGAACGCCGCACCGGCATAAAACTCCTTGTAGAGTTTAGTTAAATCACCGATCTCCATTCCGGTGGTTATGTCAGCCATAACGAATATGCCTCGGGCGAAATCGCCACGCACCGGTATAAAACTTATGTCCGGGTCTTTGCCTCCCTGCAATCCGGAGAGGGTCATCTTTATCTCCTTGAGATGCTGATGCTCAAATGCCTTGTAAACAGATATATTATTGTTACGCCATGAGAAATGAGTTGTAGCTCCGGGCTTCACTCCTGCTCCTGTAGATCCGGTAATACCGGTGACATGCACCTCGCCTTCAAGCAAACCGGCTTGAGCAAGTGGAAGCAGAGCAAGCTGTACAGCTGTGGCAAAGCATCCGGGATTGGCGAGCTTACGGCAAAGCTCCACTTCATTCCGCCTGAGTTCGGGCAGTCCATACACATAGCCGTCCGATTCATCACGATAGTCCTGTGCAAGATCAATAACCTTAAGATCCTCAGGCAACTCGTTATCTTCCCAAAACTTACGGCTGAACCCATGCCCCTGGCACATGAACACCACATCGCAGGCATTGAGGTCAAACGTTTCGGCAAATCTCATGTCAGTCTCCCCGATAAGTCCCTCATGAACATCAGCCAAAGGGACTCCGGCATTGCTTGTGGAATGGACCCAAGCCACCTCCACCTCCGGGTGGTTGATGAGGAGCCTCATGAGCTCCCCGGCAGTGTAACCCGCCCCACCGATTATTCCGGCTCTGATCATAATGTATAACTATTCTTCTTTGCCGTTCCTGCTCTGAACATTGTGATATATCTTCATCTGGTTGCCAAGTATCTTGGTAAAGCCTTTCACATCATCGGCACTCCAAGCTTTGTTGACCTCGCCATATTCACCGAAATCGGTTTTCATAAGATCAAACGGAGAATCCACACCCACTAGAGTATAACCGAGCGGACGGAGAGTCACCTCTACAGTGCCGCTCACATTACGCTGTGAATTCTCAAGAAACACCTCCATGTCCCTCATCACCGGCTCAAGATACTGCGACTCGTGCAGGAACATACCATACCAGTTGCCTATCTGGTCCTTCCAGTATTGCTGCCATTTGGTCAAAGTATGTTTCTCAAGCATCTTATGAGCGGCTATAATAAGTATGGGACCGGCAGCCTCGAACCCAACACGTCCCTTGATGCCTATTATAGTGTCACCTATGTGCATATCACGTCCTATGCCGTAGCGTGAACCGAGGCGTTCCACCTCCCGGATAGCCTCAATACGGTCATCATACATCTTGCCGTTTACAGCCACAACCTCTCCCTTGTCAAATGTCAGGGTCATTCTCTCCTCACCTTGTCCGGTCACCTGGCTCGGATAAGCACTTTCAGGGAGGGTCTGTCCGGAGTGGAGCGTCTCTTTACCTCCTATGCTGGTACCCCACAGCCCCTTGTTGATGGAATACTCCATCTTCTTATAGTCCGCATCAATGCCGTGACTGCGCAGATAGTCTATCTCATATTCACGTGTGAGGGTCATATCACGAGTAGGTGTGATTATCTCAATCTCAGGCGCAAGAATCTGAAATGTAAGGTCAAAACGCACCTGATCATTACCAGCTCCTGTAGAACCGTGAGCCACCGCATCGGCCCCTATCTTCTTGGCATACTCTATAATGGCAATTGCCTGGAATATACGTTCCGAAGACACCGAAATAGGATAAGTGCCGTTACGGAGCACATTTCCAGCGATCATGTAGCGGATACTCTTTTCGTAATAATCCTTAGTAACATCAAGAGAGGCATGTGACACTGCGCCTAAAGCCATGGCTCGTTTCTCGATAAGCTCAAGTTCCTGAGTGCTGAATCCTCCGGTATTGGCTATAGCTGTGTGTACTTCATAGCCAAGATCCTCAGAAAGATACTTGGCGGCAAACGATGTGTCAAGACCGCCACTGAAGGCGAGAACTACTTTCTTTTTCATTTTATGGTCGTTTACAAGATTTTCAAAAACAATTTTTATTTATGGAACAGTTTGGACACCCTGTTCTTTATCCACATCCAATAGGGACGGCTCTTGGACGGACGCTCCATCTTTGCCTTGGGGTCAAACAACATGCCTGTGCACAGACACATGCGACGATTGTTGCGCTGAAGGATGTCATAATTGACACATCCCTTGCATCCCTGCCAGAACTCCTCGTCAGTAGTGAGCTCGGAGAATGTCACCGGTTTATAACCCATATTGGAATTGAGTTTCATGACTGGCAGCGACGTGGTGATAGAGAAAATCTTAGCAAACGGGAATCTAAGTCTCGCAAGCTCGAAAGTCTTAGCCTTGATACGTGCTGCCAGCCCCAATCGTCGGAACTCAGGATCGACAATGAGGCCTGAGGTGGCCACATAATCACCATGTTCCCAGCTCTCTATGTAACTGAATCCGATTAGACGGTCATCACAGAGAGCAACTACAGCCTTACCGCCCTTAATCTTTTGAGCGATATACTCCGGCGATCTGCGGGCAATGCCTGTGCCACGCTGGAGAGCTGATTCATAGATGAGGTCGACTATTTGCCCGGCATACTTGCAATGCTCTTCTTCAGCAAACATCACCTTAATCTGGTCATTGTTCATCTGACTTACTGCGATACTTAGAAATTGTTTATGCTGATTCCGGCAAACTTCACGCTTGCCATATGTTACTAATTGTACTAAAAACTAAATAGCTCATTAAAAGTTTCCGCAAATATACACATTTTCCTATCAAAAAGCCACAACCAACTATCTATTTTATTCAAAATTATCATCCATCACCTCAAATTCACAATAATTTTATTATTTTCTATTCAGCCATATGATTTAATAGAAAAATTTTCCATCCCATTCTATGATTGATAACCTCCGACAATTATCAAAACGATCAACAACAGTTTCAAATATCAGTTGTTGATCATTCTGAAATTGTCGGAAGCAAAAGGGTCAGTTTATGACTGCCAAACCACCCTGTGATGTCTCCTTATAGAGCGACGGAAGGTCATGGCCTGTCTGCTTCATGACTTCCACTATACGGTCAAAACTAACCGAATGCTTGCCATCGGAAAACGCGGAATACAGATTGGCATCCAAGGCTCGGGCAGCTGCATAGGCATTTCTCTCTATGCATGGGATCTGAACCAGTCCGCACACCGGATCACACGTAAGCCCCAGATGGTGTTCCAGTCCCATTTCTGCCGAATACTCTATCTGAGCAGGTGTACCGCCAAACAATTGAGATGCTGCGGCTGCCGCCATAGCGCAAGCGACACCCACTTCACCCTGACAGCCCACCTCTGCACCTGACACTGATGCATTATGTTTGACCACAGCCCCAAACAGTCCAGCAGTCGCCAACGCCCTAAGTATCCTCTTCTCAGAAAAATCCTTGGATGTATGAAGATGATAAAGTACAGCCGGAACTATGCCGCAGGAGCCACAGGTAGGTGCGGTGACAATCTTTCCTCCCGATGCATTCTCTTCACTCACGGCAAGAGCATATGCATACAGCAGCCCCCGGCTCTTAAGGCTATTATTGTAACCGGCAGCATGAACATAATAACTCACAGCCTTACGACGGACTCCAAGACCGCCGGGAAGCACCCCTTCGGCCTCAATGCCTCGCAGCACAGCCTCCTTCATCACAGTCCACACTTGATAAAGATAGTCCCACACATCCGAATCCTCGCATTGATCGACATATTCCCAATAACTCTTGCCCGACTTCTCACACCACCTCAAAATATCCTTGATGGTGTGCATATCATAGACGTTTCTCTGGGGCTCACGTGTCTCCCCTTCCTTAAGTATGTCACCTCCGCCTATACTGTAGAACGTCTGTTCGACATACGGCTTACCGTCAAAGTCAAGTGCCTCGAACTTCATTCCGTTCGGATGAAAAGGCAGAAATATATCCGGCTTCCATACTATCTCACATGGCGCATACTTGGTCAATTCGTCAAGGATAGCCTTATCGGTCATATGCCCCTTGCCTGTAGCAGCCAACGATCCGTAAAGAGTCACACGGCGCGAACCGGCATCAGGCGACATATTCATGAATTCCTGAGCAGCCTTCAATGGTCCCATGGTATGGCTGCTTGAAGGACCGTGACCGATTTTATAAATAGTCTTGATTGATTCCATAAT
The sequence above is drawn from the Duncaniella freteri genome and encodes:
- the argH gene encoding argininosuccinate lyase, which codes for MKLWSKGFEPDRMIEEFTVGRDRELDLRLARYDVQGSMAHIRMLESIGLLKKDELDLLIEALEDIADVIERGDFVIEEGVEDVHSEVEFMLTARLGDIGKKIHSGRSRNDQVLVDLKLFMRDEIRHIAEAVNRLFDRLQALSEEHKDKLMPGYTHMQVAMPSSFGLWFGAYAESLADDMQMLVAAYNVANQNPLGSAAGYGSSFPLDREMTTRLLGFETLHYNVVAAQMSRGKTERAVSMAIASIASTLGHLAMDVCMWMCQNFGFVSFPDNLTTGSSIMPHKKNPDVFEIMRGKCNRLQSVPNEIALLTANLPLGYNRDLQLLKDIIFPATTELIECLDMAEFMLGHILVRDGIVDDSRYDYLFTVEEVNRLVLDGMPFREAYKKVGLEVQNGSYSPSRNVRHSHSGSIGNLCNDRIAEKFRSIASKIK
- a CDS encoding M20/M25/M40 family metallo-hydrolase, giving the protein MNVDKEIALLQQLVAVRSFSREEDGTATVIYDYLSESGISPERYGNNVWAVSDGFDPALPTLMLNSHHDTVRPAGSYTRDPFSPDIEDGVLYGLGSNDAGASVVSLIRTFIDNRSRRLPYNLLLGITAEEEVGGENGMRAFLPMLAGKGIDIACAIVGEPTAMQPAIAERGLVVLDCVTSGVTGHAARGEGVNAIYRAMEDIECVRSFRFPVESQVLGPVSMNVTQINAGWQHNAIPDECIWVVDIRTTDACSNEELVDMLQSQVKWSVLTPRSTRVRASVISETHPLVTAAMRMGRIPFVSPTTSDMSLMYNIPSLKIGPGESSRSHTADEYIRIEEIHEAIVIYNNILNDIII
- the argB gene encoding acetylglutamate kinase, which encodes MTMDRDIKVVKIGGNIVDNPDALARFLRDFTALEGRKILVHGGGKEATRLGARLEIPSVMIDGRRVTSRDTLDVVTMVYAGLVNKRIVSQLQAIGCNAVGLSGADGDSIRSTRRSPQPVDYGYVGDINTDGVNVSLIGSLLDAGLTPVFCAITHDGNGSLLNCNADSVASAVAIGMSAVAPVDLIYCFEQPGVMRDICCPESLIAHITAESYSALRSNGTVGQGMIPKLDNSFRAIDAGVRSVIIKHASNLNNDTGTVLSK
- a CDS encoding acetylornithine carbamoyltransferase, producing MKKFTNVSDIGPLDIAVREALEIKSDKFGFTQLGRNKTLLMIFFNSSLRTRLSTQKAAMNLGMNVMVLDVNQGAWKLETERGVVMDGDKAEHLLEAIPVMGSYCDMIGVRSFAGLKDKAEDYEERVINQFIEYSGRPVFSMEAATRHPLQSFADLITIEEFKTKKRPKVVMTWAPHPRPLPQAVPNSFAEWMNATDYEFVITHPHGYELAPEFVGNAYVEYDQCKALEGADFVYAKNWSAYAGDNYGKVLSTDRAWTVDSEKMGLTDNAFFMHCLPVRRNMIVTDEVIDSDRSIVIPEAANREISAQVVIKRLLESL
- a CDS encoding aspartate aminotransferase family protein; its protein translation is MTLFDVYSLYDIEPVRGEGSYVFTADGTRYLDLYGGHAVISIGHAHPLYVKAVSEQVARLGFYSNSVKNTLQQQLADRLGRMSGYSSYSLFLCNSGAEANENAIKLASFATGRSKVLAFDKAFHGRTSGAVAVTDNPNIQAPFNATDNVVSVGLGDIAAVRERLSGMEFAAVIIEGIQGVAGIRMVDDDFLRQLRTVCDNTGTLLILDEIQSGYGRTGNFFAHQHAGVRPDMVTCAKGIANGFPMGAVLISPSIEARKGMLGTTFGGNHLACAAAIAVLDVMAEEHLVENAAEVGQYLIDSLHAMAERNSEIVDVRGRGLMIGIEIRGQAAALRRKLLFEGKIFTGGAGEHTVRLLPALGLNKDQADEFLRTFEEFIKTAQSS
- the argC gene encoding N-acetyl-gamma-glutamyl-phosphate reductase, translated to MIRAGIIGGAGYTAGELMRLLINHPEVEVAWVHSTSNAGVPLADVHEGLIGETDMRFAETFDLNACDVVFMCQGHGFSRKFWEDNELPEDLKVIDLAQDYRDESDGYVYGLPELRRNEVELCRKLANPGCFATAVQLALLPLAQAGLLEGEVHVTGITGSTGAGVKPGATTHFSWRNNNISVYKAFEHQHLKEIKMTLSGLQGGKDPDISFIPVRGDFARGIFVMADITTGMEIGDLTKLYKEFYAGAAFTFVSDRPVDLKQVVNTNKCVISLEKHGDKLLVLCAIDNLLKGASGQAVHNMNLMFGLPERMGLALKPSAF
- a CDS encoding argininosuccinate synthase; amino-acid sequence: MKKKVVLAFSGGLDTSFAAKYLSEDLGYEVHTAIANTGGFSTQELELIEKRAMALGAVSHASLDVTKDYYEKSIRYMIAGNVLRNGTYPISVSSERIFQAIAIIEYAKKIGADAVAHGSTGAGNDQVRFDLTFQILAPEIEIITPTRDMTLTREYEIDYLRSHGIDADYKKMEYSINKGLWGTSIGGKETLHSGQTLPESAYPSQVTGQGEERMTLTFDKGEVVAVNGKMYDDRIEAIREVERLGSRYGIGRDMHIGDTIIGIKGRVGFEAAGPILIIAAHKMLEKHTLTKWQQYWKDQIGNWYGMFLHESQYLEPVMRDMEVFLENSQRNVSGTVEVTLRPLGYTLVGVDSPFDLMKTDFGEYGEVNKAWSADDVKGFTKILGNQMKIYHNVQSRNGKEE
- a CDS encoding GNAT family N-acetyltransferase; this translates as MNNDQIKVMFAEEEHCKYAGQIVDLIYESALQRGTGIARRSPEYIAQKIKGGKAVVALCDDRLIGFSYIESWEHGDYVATSGLIVDPEFRRLGLAARIKAKTFELARLRFPFAKIFSITTSLPVMKLNSNMGYKPVTFSELTTDEEFWQGCKGCVNYDILQRNNRRMCLCTGMLFDPKAKMERPSKSRPYWMWIKNRVSKLFHK
- a CDS encoding L-serine ammonia-lyase, whose translation is MESIKTIYKIGHGPSSSHTMGPLKAAQEFMNMSPDAGSRRVTLYGSLAATGKGHMTDKAILDELTKYAPCEIVWKPDIFLPFHPNGMKFEALDFDGKPYVEQTFYSIGGGDILKEGETREPQRNVYDMHTIKDILRWCEKSGKSYWEYVDQCEDSDVWDYLYQVWTVMKEAVLRGIEAEGVLPGGLGVRRKAVSYYVHAAGYNNSLKSRGLLYAYALAVSEENASGGKIVTAPTCGSCGIVPAVLYHLHTSKDFSEKRILRALATAGLFGAVVKHNASVSGAEVGCQGEVGVACAMAAAAASQLFGGTPAQIEYSAEMGLEHHLGLTCDPVCGLVQIPCIERNAYAAARALDANLYSAFSDGKHSVSFDRIVEVMKQTGHDLPSLYKETSQGGLAVIN